The Acutalibacter muris genomic sequence CTGTGTTTCTCCGTATTCATTGATAAAGATGAGACAATGGATTGCAATAGAACACTTTGTGCTGATATGCATGGCAACGCTCCTCCTTTTATCCGCCTGGCCATTATACCACAAAAAAAGTGAGGTGTAAAGCTTGACATGACACCTCTCGGCTGATATAGTAATTAAGGTGTAAAATTAAAAATTACAGGAGGCTCGTTATGAAGCTGGTACAAATCGTTTTCAGCCCCACAGGAGGGACCCAGAAGGTCGCCGATATCCTCACAGAGAAGTGGACCGGTACGGTAACTCGCGTGGACTTATCCGATGGAAATTTAGCCATCTCGGACATTGCCATCGAGCAGGAGGACGTTGCGCTGATTGCAGTACCGTCCTATGGCGGACGGGTTCCGGGACTTGCTGCGCAGCGGCTTGGAAAGCTCAAGGGAAACGGTGCAAAGTGTATCATTGTCTGCGTGTACGGAAACCGGGCCTATGAGGATACCCTTGTTGAGCTGAAAGATATTGCGGAGAATTGCGGTTTTCAGACCGTTGCCGCTGTTTCAGCCGTGGCGGAGCACTCCATTATGCACCAGTATGCCACTGGCAGGCCCGATGAAAAGGACATAGAGGAATTGCAGGGATTTGTAGAAACGATCTTTGAACAGCTGACCACAGGCAAACTGACAGCATCCGCGCCTGAACTGCCGGGGAACCGCCCCTATAAAAAGGCAGGAGGGGCCGGACTGGTGCCAAAGGCTGACAAGAACTGCATAGGTTGCGGCCTTTGCGCAAAAAGCTGTCCTGCTCAAGCGATCAACCCCAACAACCTCAAAACTGCGGACGGAAAGAAGTGTATTTCCTGTATGCGCTGTGTTGTGAAATGCCCGAGATCCGCCCGAAAAGTAAACGGTGCAATGGTTTCCGCGGCGGCGCTGGCAATCAAGAAAGCTTGCAGCGAGAGAAAGGGCAATGAGCTGTTCTTGTAATTCTTGGCAGGAAAGTCAATAAAGCAAGGGATACAAGGTGCACAGCCAAGAAGCGC encodes the following:
- a CDS encoding EFR1 family ferrodoxin (N-terminal region resembles flavodoxins. C-terminal ferrodoxin region binds two 4Fe-4S clusters.), with translation MKLVQIVFSPTGGTQKVADILTEKWTGTVTRVDLSDGNLAISDIAIEQEDVALIAVPSYGGRVPGLAAQRLGKLKGNGAKCIIVCVYGNRAYEDTLVELKDIAENCGFQTVAAVSAVAEHSIMHQYATGRPDEKDIEELQGFVETIFEQLTTGKLTASAPELPGNRPYKKAGGAGLVPKADKNCIGCGLCAKSCPAQAINPNNLKTADGKKCISCMRCVVKCPRSARKVNGAMVSAAALAIKKACSERKGNELFL